From Melanotaenia boesemani isolate fMelBoe1 chromosome 12, fMelBoe1.pri, whole genome shotgun sequence, a single genomic window includes:
- the ccdc173 gene encoding coiled-coil domain-containing protein 173 isoform X2 codes for MASVVQHGRRRGVNTSVEADKRIQLPDVRQITIVRKGDWVRVQDELNKWDKEMEHKREAAKHREALKLQSQELVKLWPNSIAAQRQRKLEAKKIRDQIEEEKRKLMDIEEAKFREQKRKAAIEKAKIKLYYQTNRVKRLNSALLLTEVLKEREAQIELKQKIKSASKDVDKEFMEMVKTKDDDAMRKEQEKTLQKKLERQAVAEDLKKQVNEKQLIREQERLENMKDGKEIQHLQKLHQREQRMESERQANQKRNLMQAHLEHLTIREHIKMADAQKQEAEEKQRNLFLSAKQKMMDLRKEREKELVREAQQHREKILNKLTATQQEQTVNEEQRIAKAVAEREAKQAHLQLAEGERRAVMLKSIVAHREFMRQEKEKREKVAEQDNRDALQAKREADRIFSEKQQLKAKETGEDQRKMQDFNAAQMAEKRTKFQRMKEEELEFEERNAKLIAEEENNFQKYSQHVISAAIEAKRNVFPLYKAVREGIGGVSGPAFGGVRPTYLVQDHTDAQLPKYVTSVTKNVKKIHEAVDIKEAKERLGFMW; via the exons ATGGCGTCGGTGGTTCAACACGGCCGTCGGAGAGGAGTCAATACAAGTG TGGAAGCTGATAAAAGAATCCAGCTTCCTGATGTCCGACAAATCACAATCGTAAGGAAGGGCGACTGGGTCAGGGTTCAAGATGAACTGAACAAATGGGATAAAGAAATGGAGCATAAAAGAGAGGCAGCCAAACACAGAGAAGCTCTGAAACTGCAGTCACAAGAGTTGGTGAAACTGTGGCCCAATAGCATCGCT GCCCAAAGGCAAAGGAAGCTAGAGGCAAAGAAGATTCGAgatcagattgaggaggagaaAAGGAAATTGATGGATATAGAAGAAGCCAAATTCAGGGAACAAAAGCGAAAAGCAGCCATTGAAAAAGCCAAGATTAAGTTGTATTATCAAACAAACCGGGTCAAAAGATTAAAT AGTGCACTCCTCCTGACAGAAGTCCTGAAGGAGAGAGAGGCTCAGAttgaactgaaacaaaaaataaaaagtgccaGTAAAGATGTGGATAAGGAGTTCATGGAAATGGTAAAGACTAAAGATGATGATGCCATGAGAAAGGAGCAGGAGAAGACTCTCCAGAAGAAGCTTGAGAGGCAGGCTGTTGCAGAGGACCTGAAAAAGCA GGTGAATGAAAAGCAGCTGATAAGAGAGCAAGAGAGGCTGGAGAACATGAAGGATGGAAAGGAAATCCAGCATCTTCAAAAGCTCCATCAGAGGGAGCAAAGAATGGAGTCAGAACGTCAAGCAAACCAGAAGAGAAACCTCATGCAAGCTCACCTG GAGCATCTCACCATCAGGGAACACATAAAAATGGCTGATGCACAGAAACAGGAGGCTGAAGAGAAACAAAGGAACCTTTTTCTCTCTGCCAAACAAAAAATGATGGATTTacggaaagaaagagaaaaggaattGGTTAG AGAGGCTCAGCAGCACAGAGAAAAGATCTTGAACAAACTGACAGCGACACAGCAGGAGCAAACAGTCAATGAGGAGCAGAGAATTGCTAAAGCTGTAGCTGAGAGGGAAGCAAAACAGGCGCATCTGCAACTGGCGGAGGGGGAGAGGAGAGCTGTGATGTTGAAGTCGATTGTTGCACACAGAGAATTCATG agacaagaaaaagagaagagagagaaagtcGCTGAACAGGACAACCGAGATGCACTGCAGGCAAAGAGGGAAGCTGACAGAATATTTTCTGAGAAACAGCAGCTAAAGGCAAAGGAAACTGGAGAAGATCAGAGAAAAATGCAAGACTTCAATGCTGCACAAATG GCTGAAAAAAGAACCAAGTTTCAGCGGATGAAGGAGGAGGAACTTGAGTTTGAAGAGAGGAATGCCAAACTCATTGCTGAAGAGGAAAATAATTTCCAGAAGTATTCACAGCATGTTATCAGTGCTGCTATAGAGGCTAAGAGAAATGTGTTTCCGCTTTACAAAGCAGTAAGAGAAGGGATCGGAGGTGTGTCTGGTCCTGCTTTTGGTGGAGTCAGGCCTACCTACCTCGTTCAGGATCATACTGATGCTCAGTTGCCCAAATATGTCACAAGTGTAACAAAGAACGTGAAGAAGATTCACGAAGCTGTAGATATTAAGGAGGCAAAGGAGAGACTTGGATTCATGTGGTGA
- the klhl23 gene encoding kelch-like protein 23 translates to MRDIMSHIKPEIYTYDFSDGDHPAKLLDALRHFYTSGLFTDVTLQCESGQVFHCHKAILAARSSYFKVMFTADMKERSNSVIKLTGVDCGVLGALVDYVYTAQVSITENNVQSLLEAADLLQFITVKQACEEFLIRHLDADNCLGMHAFAEMHVCPRLEREARRVMLSRFTELIEQEEFLEVDHEKVRSVLSAQSHTVQRDEVLIDAVVRWVTHDLDNRVHHVSDLLHSIHLDLDEIYFRASLEVHRLYLMSSDQKLKSLIVQALRSSGKEISASRKISSSMYIIGGYYWHPLCEVHIWDPISNTWVQGKDMPDHGRESYSVSFLGANIYVTGGYKTNTVEALDTVSIYNCDYDEWTEGCPMITARYYHCSVALHGCIYAIGGYRGGAPEQETEFYDPLKKRWFPVSKMIQGVGNATACVMGDKIYVTGGHYGYRGSCTYEKIQVFRPDVNEWGIITISPHPEYGLCSVSLNNKLYLVGGQTTVADCYDTERDEWRPISVMKERRMECGAVVINGCIYVTGGYSYSKGTYLQSIEKYDPEQDSWEIVGSLPSPTRSHGCVCVYGV, encoded by the exons ATGAGAG ATATCATGTCACATATAAAACCTGAAATATATACCTATGACTTCAGTGATGGTGACCATCCTGCAAAGCTCCTGGATGCTCTCAGGCATTTCTACACCAGCGGCTTGTTTACCGACGTTACCCTGCAGTGTGAGTCAGGACAGGTGTTTCACTGCCACAAAGCCATACTGGCAGCCCGCAGCTCCTATTTCAAAGTCATGTTCACAGCTGATATGAAGGAGAGGTCCAACAGCGTCATCAAATTGACTGGGGTGGACTGCGGGGTTTTGGGTGCCCTGGTGGATTACGTGTACACCGCTCAGGTGTCCATTACTGAGAACAATGTGCAGAGCCTACTAGAGGCTGCAGACCTCCTCCAGTTCATCACAGTCAAACAAGCATGTGAGGAGTTTCTCATTCGCCACCTGGATGCCGACAACTGTCTGGGTATGCACGCTTTTGCTGAGATGCACGTGTGTCCCAGGCTGGAGAGAGAAGCCCGTAGAGTGATGCTAAGCAGGTTCACAGAGCTCATTGAGCAGGAGGAGTTCCTAGAGGTCGACCATGAGAAAGTGAGGTCAGTTCTGTCTGCTCAGAGCCACACTGTGCAGAGGGATGAAGTGCTGATAGATGCTGTAGTCAGGTGGGTTACCCATGACTTGGATAATCGTGTGCACCATGTGTCAGACTTGCTGCACTCCATCCATCTGGATCTGGATGAGATTTACTTCAGAGCTTCGTTAGAGGTGCACAGACTATACCTGATGAGCAGTGACCAGAAATTAAAATCTCTAATAGTTCAGGCTTTAAGGTCCAGCGGGAAAGAGATATCTGCAAGCCGAAAAATATCCTCCAGCATGTATATCATTGGAGGATACTATTGGCACCCTCTGTGTGAGGTTCACATCTGGGATCCTATCAGCAACACTTGGGTGCAAGGAAAGGACATGCCTGATCACGGAAGAGAGAGCTACAGTGTCAGTTTTCTTGGAGCAAACATCTATGTGACTGGTGGTTACAAGACAAACACTGTTGAGGCTTTGGACACTGTCTCAATTTATAATTGTGACTACGATGAATGGACTGAGGGCTGCCCCATGATTACAGCCAGGTACTACCACTGTTCTGTGGCTTTGCATGGCTGTATTTATGCCATTGGAGGGTACAGAGGAGGAGCTCCAGAGCAAGAGACTGAATTTTATGATCCATTAAAGAAGAGATGGTTCCCTGTGTCCAAAATGATACAAG GTGTGGGAAATGCAACTGCCTGTGTAATGGGAGACAAAATCTATGTGACCGGAGGCCACTATGGGTACAGAGGAAGCTGCACTTATGAGAAAATCCAGGTGTTCAGGCCAGATGTCAATGAGTGGGGTATCATTACAATAAGTCCCCATCCAG AGtatgggctgtgttctgtgtctCTCAACAACAAGCTGTATTTGGTGGGTGGACAGACTACTGTTGCAGACTGCTACGACACAGAGAGAGATGAATGGAGGCCTATATCGGTGATGAAggagagaaggatggagtgTGGGGCTGTGGTAATAAATGGTTGCATTTATGTAACAGGGGGATACTCATACTCGAAAGGGACTTATCTGCAAAGCATTGAGAAATACGACCCTGAGCAGGATTCATGGGAGATAGTGGGGAGTCTTCCCAGCCCCACCAGATCGCATGGATGCGTTTGTGTTTATGGTGTCTAG
- the ccdc173 gene encoding coiled-coil domain-containing protein 173 isoform X1 encodes MASVVQHGRRRGVNTSAVEADKRIQLPDVRQITIVRKGDWVRVQDELNKWDKEMEHKREAAKHREALKLQSQELVKLWPNSIAAQRQRKLEAKKIRDQIEEEKRKLMDIEEAKFREQKRKAAIEKAKIKLYYQTNRVKRLNSALLLTEVLKEREAQIELKQKIKSASKDVDKEFMEMVKTKDDDAMRKEQEKTLQKKLERQAVAEDLKKQVNEKQLIREQERLENMKDGKEIQHLQKLHQREQRMESERQANQKRNLMQAHLEHLTIREHIKMADAQKQEAEEKQRNLFLSAKQKMMDLRKEREKELVREAQQHREKILNKLTATQQEQTVNEEQRIAKAVAEREAKQAHLQLAEGERRAVMLKSIVAHREFMRQEKEKREKVAEQDNRDALQAKREADRIFSEKQQLKAKETGEDQRKMQDFNAAQMAEKRTKFQRMKEEELEFEERNAKLIAEEENNFQKYSQHVISAAIEAKRNVFPLYKAVREGIGGVSGPAFGGVRPTYLVQDHTDAQLPKYVTSVTKNVKKIHEAVDIKEAKERLGFMW; translated from the exons ATGGCGTCGGTGGTTCAACACGGCCGTCGGAGAGGAGTCAATACAAGTG CAGTGGAAGCTGATAAAAGAATCCAGCTTCCTGATGTCCGACAAATCACAATCGTAAGGAAGGGCGACTGGGTCAGGGTTCAAGATGAACTGAACAAATGGGATAAAGAAATGGAGCATAAAAGAGAGGCAGCCAAACACAGAGAAGCTCTGAAACTGCAGTCACAAGAGTTGGTGAAACTGTGGCCCAATAGCATCGCT GCCCAAAGGCAAAGGAAGCTAGAGGCAAAGAAGATTCGAgatcagattgaggaggagaaAAGGAAATTGATGGATATAGAAGAAGCCAAATTCAGGGAACAAAAGCGAAAAGCAGCCATTGAAAAAGCCAAGATTAAGTTGTATTATCAAACAAACCGGGTCAAAAGATTAAAT AGTGCACTCCTCCTGACAGAAGTCCTGAAGGAGAGAGAGGCTCAGAttgaactgaaacaaaaaataaaaagtgccaGTAAAGATGTGGATAAGGAGTTCATGGAAATGGTAAAGACTAAAGATGATGATGCCATGAGAAAGGAGCAGGAGAAGACTCTCCAGAAGAAGCTTGAGAGGCAGGCTGTTGCAGAGGACCTGAAAAAGCA GGTGAATGAAAAGCAGCTGATAAGAGAGCAAGAGAGGCTGGAGAACATGAAGGATGGAAAGGAAATCCAGCATCTTCAAAAGCTCCATCAGAGGGAGCAAAGAATGGAGTCAGAACGTCAAGCAAACCAGAAGAGAAACCTCATGCAAGCTCACCTG GAGCATCTCACCATCAGGGAACACATAAAAATGGCTGATGCACAGAAACAGGAGGCTGAAGAGAAACAAAGGAACCTTTTTCTCTCTGCCAAACAAAAAATGATGGATTTacggaaagaaagagaaaaggaattGGTTAG AGAGGCTCAGCAGCACAGAGAAAAGATCTTGAACAAACTGACAGCGACACAGCAGGAGCAAACAGTCAATGAGGAGCAGAGAATTGCTAAAGCTGTAGCTGAGAGGGAAGCAAAACAGGCGCATCTGCAACTGGCGGAGGGGGAGAGGAGAGCTGTGATGTTGAAGTCGATTGTTGCACACAGAGAATTCATG agacaagaaaaagagaagagagagaaagtcGCTGAACAGGACAACCGAGATGCACTGCAGGCAAAGAGGGAAGCTGACAGAATATTTTCTGAGAAACAGCAGCTAAAGGCAAAGGAAACTGGAGAAGATCAGAGAAAAATGCAAGACTTCAATGCTGCACAAATG GCTGAAAAAAGAACCAAGTTTCAGCGGATGAAGGAGGAGGAACTTGAGTTTGAAGAGAGGAATGCCAAACTCATTGCTGAAGAGGAAAATAATTTCCAGAAGTATTCACAGCATGTTATCAGTGCTGCTATAGAGGCTAAGAGAAATGTGTTTCCGCTTTACAAAGCAGTAAGAGAAGGGATCGGAGGTGTGTCTGGTCCTGCTTTTGGTGGAGTCAGGCCTACCTACCTCGTTCAGGATCATACTGATGCTCAGTTGCCCAAATATGTCACAAGTGTAACAAAGAACGTGAAGAAGATTCACGAAGCTGTAGATATTAAGGAGGCAAAGGAGAGACTTGGATTCATGTGGTGA
- the mettl5 gene encoding rRNA N6-adenosine-methyltransferase METTL5, translating to MKLKELESCLQQLDTFEKPKILLEQYPTSPHIAACMLYTIHSTFNDIEGKMVADLGCGCGILSIGAAMLDAGFCTGFDIDDDALEIFRRNAEEVELANVDLVQCDLCCLEAEVYAKKFDTVIMNPPFGTKHNQGMDMKFLRTALTMANIAVYSLHKTSTREHIQKKANDWGVKMEVIAELRYDLPASYKFHKKKSVDIQVDFLRFSKA from the exons ATGAAGCTCAAAGAATTAGAAAGCTGTTTACAGCAACTGGACACGTTTGAAAAACCTAAAATACTTCTAGAGCAGTATCCAACCAGTCCTCATATTGCAG CATGTATGCTTTACACAATCCATAGTACGTTTAACGACATCGAAGGTAAAATGGTGGCAGATCTTGGATGTGGTTGTGGAATCCTAAGCATCGGGGCTGCGATGCTTGACGCTGG TTTTTGCACAGGCTTCGACATTGACGACGACGCGCTGGAAATATTCAGAAGAAATGCTGAAGAAGTGGAGCTCGCTAACGTGGATTTGGTCCAGTGTGACTTGTGTTGCCTGGAGGCAGAAGTGTATGCCAAAAAGTTTGATACTGTTATAATGAATCCACCATTTGGAACAAAACACAACCAAG GCATGGACATGAAGTTCCTCCGCACTGCTTTAACAATGGCAAATATAGCTGTATACTCACTTCATAAGACATCAACACGAGAG CACATACAGAAGAAAGCCAATGACTGGGGTGTAAAAATGGAAGTCATTGCAG AACTACGATATGACTTGCCAGCATCTTACAAGTTCCACAAAAAGAAATCG GTTGACATCCAGGTGGACTTCCTACGATTCTCCAAAGCCTGA
- the ssb gene encoding lupus La protein produces the protein MAENQEKMSPVEMKVARQVEYYFGDHNLPRDKFLKEQLQLDDGWVTLETMLKFNRLKSLTTDSSVIVAALQKSKTGLLELSEDKTKIRRSPDKPLPEQDDEYKDALKHRSVYIKGFPLETTLDEIQEWLNGKGNIENVQMRRNLQRQFKGSVFVCFDTEGSSKQFLERSDIKSFKDNEMLVLPREDYHAKKVEERKQFKAETKAKAKQEKEQQQKQVEEKEMGLLLDEQTGCLLKFSGELEDVSREDFHELFSGHGKIKWVDFTRGAKEGTLLFDGSAKEAFEKAKAANDGELKIKDNSVTWQLLEGDEEKEMLKKIIEAQQESYSRSKGRGGRGRSGGRGRGGRRGRGGRDHGRTQYQGKKTKFDSDDEEDEAPKRELKGGDGPPAKVAKTENGS, from the exons ATGGcagaaaaccaagaaaaaatgTCTCCAGTTGAGATGAAAGTGGCACGACAAGTAGAG TATTATTTTGGGGATCACAACCTCCCAAGAGACAAGTTTCTCAAAGAACAACTGCAGCTCGATGATGGCTGGGTGACTTTGGAGACAATGCTCAAATTCAACAG ACTGAAGTCTTTAACTACAGACAGCAGCGTCATTGTTGCAGCTCTCCAGAAATCAAAGACAGGCCTATTGGAGCTCAGTGAAGACAAGACTAAAATCAGGAGGTCTCCAGACAAACCCTTACCAGAACAGGATGATGAATACAAAGACGCACTAAAACACAGATCTGTGTACATT AAAGGTTTTCCTCTTGAAACAACTCTTGATGAGATTCAGGAGTGGCTGAATGGGAAAGGCAACATAGAAAACGTTCAGATGAGGAGAAACCTGCAAAGGCAATTCAAG GGGTCagtgtttgtctgttttgaCACCGAAGGGTCATCTAAGCAGTTCTTAGAACGTTCAGACATAAAATCATTCAAAGATAACGAGATGCTCGTGTTACCAAG ggaAGATTACCATGCAAAGAAAGTTGAAGAGAGAAAACAGTTCAAAGCAGAGACTAAAGCAAAAGCTAAACA GGAAaaagaacagcagcagaaacaagtagaagaaaaagaaatg GGTCTCCTCTTGGATGAACAGACTGGTTGTCTATTAAAGTTTTCTGGAGAACTTGAAGATGTTTCAAGGGAGGACTTTCATGAACTGTTCTCAGGGCATGGAAAGATAAAGTGGGTTGACTTCACAAGAGGGGCCAAGGAG GGCACCCTGCTTTTTGATGGAAGTGCAAAAGAAGCCTTTGAAAAAGCCAAAGCGGCAAATGATGGCGAACTGAAAATCAAGGACAACAGTGTTACCTGGCAGCTGCTTGAGGGAGATGAAGAGAAAGAGATGCTGAAGAAGATCATTGAAGCTCAGCAAGAATCGTACAGCAGGTCCAAAGGAAGAG GTGGAAGAGGAAGATCAggtggcagaggaagaggagggcgAAGGGGAAGAGGTGGCAGAGATCATGGAAGAACTCAGTACCAAggaaaaaagactaaatttgatagtgatgatgaagaagatgagg CACCAAAGAGAGAACTCAAAGGTGGTGATGGTCCTCCTGCGAAAGTTGCCAAAACTGAAAATGGATCTTAA
- the phgdh gene encoding D-3-phosphoglycerate dehydrogenase, which produces MAPISIKTVLISESVDPRCRAILEENGIRVTEKQNMKKEELISEIKNYDGLVVRSATKVTADFINAADNLKIIGRAGTGVDNVDVDAATKKGIIVMNTPSGNTISAAELTCALLMSLSRNVPQATMSMKQGNWDRKKFMGAELYGKVLGIVGLGRIGKEVATRMQAFGMRTIGYDPITPPEVSASWGVEQMSLEQLWPQCDYITVHTPLMPSTVGLLCDETFAKCKRGVKVVNCARGGIIDEAALLRALESGQCGGAGLDVFIEEPPRNRSLVDHPNVISCPHLGASTKEAQARCGEDIALQIVDMVKGKNLVGAVNAQVLASTFSQESHQLIALGKAVGAVLQSCSTSKKPFSRVQITTQGDCMKSCTGYMTSAVLVGLLSHESGCCPNLINILSIAKETGIMVNQIHSASDEVAEGVCKVEIVANGCSFKASGSVQGGVPVLLELSDSVFRQPVSLTGNLLFFKASPSPQLLSSVAGLLASEGVEIESFSAPVDRAGDLWYCVGVSSLIRDLNALKPLVKEAAQVSI; this is translated from the exons aTGGCCCCGATCTCCATCAAAACTGTGCTGATCAGTGAAAGTGTTGATCCTCGTTGCAGGGCGATTCTAGAGGAAAATGGCATCCGAGTCACCGAAAAGCAGAACATGAAAAAGGAGGAATTAATCTCTGAAATCAAG AACTATGATGGACTTGTTGTTAGATCTGCAACCAAGGTAACAGCTGATTTTATAAATGCTGCTGATAATCTAAAAATTATTGGGAGAGCTGGGACCGGTGTGGACAATGTGGATGTTGATGCTGCCACCAAGAAGGGCATTATAGTGATGAA CACACCAAGTGGAAACACAATCAGTGCTGCTGAGCTGACATGTGCCCTGCTGATGAGCCTCTCAAG aaatgtgccTCAAGCCACAATGTCAATGAAACAAGGGAACTGGGATCGTAAAAAG TTCATGGGTGCAGAGCTATATGGCAAAGTACTCGGCATAGTTGGACTTGGAAGGATAGGAAAAGAAGTTGCCACACGAATGCAAGCATTTGGCATGAGG ACAATTGGTTATGATCCAATCACTCCACCTGAGGTGTCAGCCAGCTGGGGGGTGGAGCAGATGTCATTGGAGCAGCTTTGGCCCCAATGTGACTACATTACTGTACACACTCCCCTTATGCCCTCCACTGTTG GTCTGCTCTGTGATGAAACATTTGCCAAATGCAAGAGAGGAGTGAAGGTTGTCAACTGTGCAAGAGGGGGCATCATTGATGAAGCTGCTCTCCTCAGAGCGTTGGAGTCTGGACAGTGTGGAGGAGCGGGACTTGATGTCTTTATTGAG GAACCACCTAGGAACCGTTCTTTGGTGGACCATCCAAATGTCATTAGCTGTCCACACCTGGGAGCCAGCACGAAGGAGGCTCAAGCTCGCTGTGGGGAGGACATCGCCCTGCAGATTGTGGACATGGTGAAGGGCAAGAACCTGGTTGGAGCA GTGAATGCACAGGTTTTGGCCAGCACATTCTCTCAGGAGTCTCACCAGCTGATCGCGCTCGGAAAAGCTGTTGGAGCTGTGCTTCAGTCTTGCAGTACTTCCAAGAAACCTTTCAGCCGTGTCCAAATCACCACTCAAG GGGACTGCATGAAGTCCTGCACCGGTTACATGACATCAGCGGTACTAGTTGGGCTGCTCAGTCATGAATCTGGATGCTGCCCGAACCTCATCAATATACTGAGCATTGCCAAGGAGACTGGAATCATG GTGAATCAAATCCACTCTGCATCTGACGAGGTAGCTGAAGGAGTGTGTAAGGTGGAAATTGTAGCCAATGGCTGCAGCTTTAAAGCCAGCGGTTCAGTTCAAGGTGGTGTTCCTGTCCTGCTGGAGCTCAGTGATAGTGTGTTCAGACAGCCTGTCTCTCTCACTGGAAATCTGCTGTTCTTCAAGGCCTCTCCCAGCCCACAGCTGCTGTCCTCGGTGGCTG GACTTTTGGCCTCAGAGGGAGTAGAGATTGAGTCTTTCAGTGCTCCTGTGGACCGCGCTGGGGATCTGTGGTATTGTGTGGGGGTGTCATCTCTCATACGAGATCTCAATGCTTTGAAGCCTTTGGTTAAAGAAGCTGCACAAGTCAGCATTTAA